A stretch of Roseovarius sp. M141 DNA encodes these proteins:
- the scpA gene encoding methylmalonyl-CoA mutase, whose translation MTKKAQDEWRKLAEAELRGRPLEDLTWHTIEGIDVKPLYTEDDIAGLDHLGTIPGAAPFTRGVKATMYAGRPWTIRQYAGFSTAEESNAFYRRNLAAGQQGVSVAFDLATHRGYDSDHPRVEGDVGKAGVAIDSVEDMKILFDQIPLDQVSVSMTMNGAVIPILASFIVAGEEQGHDKSVLSGTIQNDILKEFMVRNTYVYPPQPSMRIISDIIEYTSGGMPKFNSISISGYHMQEAGANLVQELAYTLADGREYVRAAIEAGMDVDKFAGRLSFFFAIGMNFFMEAAKLRAARLLWHKIMTEFGAQNERSKMLRTHCQTSGVSLQEQDPYNNVIRTAYEAMSAVLGGTQSLHTNALDEAMALPTEFSARIARNTQLILQEETGVTAVVDPLAGSYYVESLTAELVEKAWALIEEVEEMGGMTKAVASGMPKLRIEESAATRQAMIDRGTEVIVGVNKYRRDNEDPIDLLDIDNSAVRDSQIARLERIRANRDEDVCTKALDELERRARDGGNLLEAAVEAARARASVGEISMSMEKVFGRHRAEVKTLAGVYGAAYEGDEGFAAIQKSVEDFAEEEGRRPRMLVVKMGQDGHDRGAKVIATAFADIGFDVDVGPLFQTPDEAAQDAVDNDVHVIGISSQAAGHKTLAPKLVEALRAKGAGDILVICGGVIPQQDYKFLKDAGVKAIFGPGTNIPDAAQDILKMIRETRG comes from the coding sequence ATGACGAAAAAGGCGCAAGACGAGTGGCGCAAGCTGGCCGAGGCAGAGCTGCGCGGGCGGCCATTGGAGGATCTGACCTGGCACACTATCGAGGGGATCGACGTCAAACCCCTGTATACCGAGGATGACATCGCCGGGCTGGACCATCTGGGCACCATCCCCGGCGCCGCGCCTTTTACCCGGGGGGTCAAGGCGACGATGTATGCCGGGCGTCCCTGGACGATCCGGCAATATGCCGGATTTTCGACGGCAGAGGAGTCAAACGCGTTTTATCGCCGCAATCTGGCGGCGGGACAGCAAGGTGTGTCGGTGGCGTTCGATCTGGCCACCCATCGCGGCTATGACAGTGACCACCCCCGGGTTGAGGGCGATGTAGGCAAGGCTGGCGTTGCCATCGATTCGGTCGAGGACATGAAGATCCTTTTCGACCAGATCCCGCTGGATCAGGTCAGCGTTTCGATGACGATGAACGGCGCGGTCATTCCGATCCTTGCCAGCTTTATCGTCGCGGGCGAAGAGCAGGGGCATGACAAATCGGTCCTGTCGGGCACCATTCAGAACGACATTCTGAAGGAGTTCATGGTGCGGAATACTTACGTCTATCCGCCCCAGCCCAGCATGCGCATCATCAGCGATATCATCGAATATACATCAGGCGGCATGCCGAAGTTCAACTCGATCTCGATTTCCGGCTATCACATGCAGGAGGCTGGCGCGAACCTGGTGCAGGAGTTGGCCTATACCTTGGCCGACGGGCGCGAATATGTGCGCGCCGCGATCGAGGCGGGGATGGATGTCGACAAATTCGCCGGGCGGCTCAGCTTTTTCTTCGCCATCGGCATGAACTTCTTCATGGAGGCGGCCAAGCTGCGCGCGGCGCGCCTGCTGTGGCACAAGATCATGACCGAATTCGGCGCGCAGAACGAGCGGTCGAAAATGCTGCGGACCCATTGCCAGACGTCAGGTGTCAGCCTGCAGGAGCAGGACCCCTACAACAACGTCATCCGCACCGCCTATGAGGCGATGAGCGCGGTTCTGGGCGGGACCCAGTCGCTGCACACCAACGCTCTGGACGAGGCGATGGCACTGCCGACCGAATTTAGCGCCCGGATCGCCCGTAACACCCAACTGATCCTGCAGGAAGAAACCGGTGTGACCGCCGTCGTCGATCCGCTGGCGGGCAGCTATTACGTCGAAAGCCTGACTGCCGAATTGGTTGAAAAGGCCTGGGCGTTGATCGAGGAAGTCGAGGAAATGGGCGGCATGACCAAGGCCGTGGCCTCCGGCATGCCCAAGCTGCGGATCGAGGAATCGGCCGCAACGCGACAGGCAATGATCGACCGTGGGACCGAAGTGATCGTCGGCGTGAATAAGTATCGCCGCGACAACGAAGACCCGATAGATTTGCTGGATATCGACAATTCGGCGGTGCGCGACAGCCAGATCGCCCGGTTGGAGCGGATCCGCGCCAACCGCGACGAGGACGTTTGCACCAAGGCGCTGGACGAGTTGGAGCGCCGGGCACGCGACGGCGGCAATCTGCTGGAAGCAGCGGTCGAGGCGGCGCGCGCGCGCGCATCAGTAGGAGAGATTTCAATGAGCATGGAAAAGGTGTTCGGTCGCCATCGCGCCGAGGTCAAGACATTGGCCGGCGTCTATGGCGCGGCCTATGAGGGCGATGAAGGTTTCGCCGCTATCCAGAAATCGGTTGAGGATTTTGCCGAAGAGGAGGGGCGCCGCCCTCGGATGTTGGTGGTCAAGATGGGTCAGGACGGGCATGACCGGGGGGCGAAGGTGATCGCGACGGCCTTTGCCGATATCGGCTTTGACGTCGATGTGGGTCCGCTGTTCCAGACGCCTGACGAGGCGGCGCAGGATGCCGTCGACAACGACGTCCATGTCATCGGCATTTCCAGCCAGGCCGCCGGGCACAAGACGCTGGCGCCCAAGCTGGTCGAGGCGCTGCGCGCCAAGGGGGCTGGCGACATTCTGGTCATCTGTGGCGGGGTGATACCCCAACAGGATTACAAATTCCTGAAGGATGCAGGGGTCAAGGCGATCTTTGGCCCGGGCACGAACATTCCCGATGCGGCGCAGGATATTTTGAAAATGATCCGCGAGACGCGGGGATAG
- a CDS encoding molecular chaperone DjiA, producing MSLWTRITEAVSALANGEGLSAVFDRLRTPPERSVAFAIAVIALGAKMAKADGQVTRGEVAAFREVFQIAQEDEAGAARVFNLARQDVAGFEEYAARIKAMFGDDTDALCDLMEGLFHIAMADGRYHPAENIFLERVAEIFGLKSSEFQRMRCRFVPGAAPDPYQVLGASPDDSLAEVRKRYRALVRETHPDRMMARGVPVEAMRLAEKRMIDINRAWEQVEAAHRG from the coding sequence ATGTCTCTCTGGACCCGCATAACCGAGGCCGTGTCGGCCCTTGCCAATGGCGAGGGTCTCAGCGCCGTGTTCGACCGCTTGCGCACCCCGCCCGAGCGTAGCGTGGCGTTCGCCATCGCAGTGATCGCGCTGGGCGCGAAGATGGCCAAGGCCGATGGGCAGGTCACGCGCGGCGAGGTCGCGGCGTTCCGCGAAGTGTTTCAGATCGCGCAAGAGGACGAGGCAGGCGCCGCGCGCGTGTTCAATCTGGCGCGCCAAGACGTGGCCGGATTCGAGGAGTACGCCGCCCGGATCAAGGCGATGTTCGGCGATGACACTGACGCGCTGTGCGATCTGATGGAGGGGCTGTTTCACATCGCCATGGCCGATGGGCGGTATCACCCGGCCGAGAACATCTTTCTTGAGCGTGTGGCCGAGATTTTCGGCCTGAAATCCAGTGAGTTTCAGCGCATGCGCTGCCGTTTTGTGCCGGGCGCTGCACCGGACCCTTATCAGGTGTTGGGCGCGTCGCCGGATGACAGTCTGGCCGAGGTGCGAAAGCGGTATCGCGCGCTGGTGCGCGAGACACATCCCGACCGCATGATGGCCCGCGGTGTGCCGGTCGAGGCGATGCGCCTTGCGGAAAAGCGGATGATCGACATCAACCGCGCGTGGGAGCAAGTCGAAGCCGCGCATCGCGGATGA
- a CDS encoding Ppx/GppA family phosphatase yields the protein MNAPDTDRGTSGSTGSNPFGRALFNKPSARALRRVGVVDVGSNSVRLVVFDGAARSPAYFFNEKIMCGLGAGMLETGRLNPEGRARALNALHRFAHLARAMDTGPLTCVATAAVRDAADGADFQAEVKALTGLDLWVIDGREEARLSAQGVLLGWPGAYGLVCDIGGSSMELAEINGGTVGRRVTSQLGPLKLRDLKGGSKARRTYIRNTIESMTTELGEQKNRLFLVGGSWRAIARIDMERRGYPLNVLHEYRMRASSVRDTLRYIHEAPDLTALRQRAGVSSARMALVPQAAEVLRELVRTFKPHDIAISSYGIREGMLYEQMPQQLRDRDPLIEACRFTEAKDARVPGFGKMLYHFIMPLFKRARPERVRLIKAACLLHDVNWRAHPDYRADICFDTATRANLGGLKHSERVFLGLALLHRYSNSRSVTRIEKVSQMIDAPMRRDAEILGRAMRFGAMLWPQRDADPGKLHFYPKKRILEFNLAPEAAAMFGEVAQARFTSLAASLDSQPVVKGAIAP from the coding sequence ATGAACGCACCCGATACCGATCGCGGAACTTCCGGCAGCACGGGCAGCAATCCCTTTGGCCGTGCCCTTTTCAACAAACCATCGGCGCGGGCGCTGCGCCGGGTCGGCGTGGTCGATGTCGGATCGAACTCGGTCCGGTTGGTGGTCTTTGACGGCGCGGCGCGCAGCCCGGCCTATTTCTTCAACGAGAAAATCATGTGCGGCCTCGGCGCCGGGATGCTTGAGACGGGGCGCCTGAACCCCGAAGGGCGCGCCCGCGCACTGAACGCGCTGCACCGCTTTGCCCATCTGGCGCGCGCGATGGACACCGGCCCACTGACCTGCGTCGCCACCGCCGCCGTGCGCGACGCCGCCGACGGCGCCGACTTTCAGGCCGAGGTCAAGGCGCTGACCGGCCTTGATCTGTGGGTGATCGACGGGCGCGAAGAGGCGCGGCTGTCTGCCCAGGGCGTGCTGCTGGGCTGGCCCGGCGCCTACGGGTTGGTCTGCGATATCGGCGGGTCGTCGATGGAGCTGGCCGAAATCAACGGTGGCACCGTGGGTCGGCGCGTCACCTCGCAGCTTGGCCCGTTGAAGCTGCGCGATCTCAAAGGCGGTTCCAAGGCACGCCGCACCTATATCCGTAATACCATAGAGTCGATGACGACCGAGCTGGGCGAACAAAAGAACCGCCTGTTCCTGGTCGGCGGCTCATGGCGGGCGATTGCGCGGATCGACATGGAGCGGCGCGGATACCCCCTGAACGTGCTGCACGAATACCGCATGCGCGCCTCATCCGTGCGCGACACGCTGCGCTATATTCACGAGGCGCCGGATCTGACCGCGCTGCGTCAACGCGCAGGCGTCTCGTCTGCCCGGATGGCGCTGGTTCCGCAGGCCGCCGAGGTGCTGCGCGAACTGGTACGCACGTTCAAACCCCACGATATCGCCATCTCCAGCTACGGCATCCGCGAGGGGATGCTGTACGAACAGATGCCCCAGCAATTGCGCGACCGCGACCCCCTGATCGAGGCATGCCGTTTCACCGAAGCCAAGGATGCGCGCGTTCCCGGCTTTGGCAAGATGCTGTATCACTTCATCATGCCGCTGTTCAAACGCGCCCGCCCCGAACGCGTGCGCCTGATCAAGGCCGCGTGCCTTCTGCATGACGTCAACTGGCGTGCGCATCCCGACTATCGCGCCGATATCTGCTTTGACACGGCCACCCGCGCCAACCTGGGCGGGCTGAAACACTCCGAACGGGTTTTTCTGGGTCTTGCACTGCTGCACCGTTACTCCAATTCGCGCAGCGTCACGCGGATCGAAAAGGTCAGCCAGATGATCGACGCGCCGATGCGCCGCGACGCCGAAATTCTGGGCAGGGCGATGCGCTTTGGCGCGATGCTATGGCCTCAGCGCGACGCCGATCCGGGCAAGCTGCATTTCTACCCCAAGAAACGGATCCTCGAATTCAACCTCGCCCCCGAGGCGGCGGCCATGTTTGGCGAGGTCGCGCAGGCGCGATTTACATCCCTCGCCGCATCGCTCGACTCGCAGCCGGTGGTCAAAGGCGCCATAGCGCCCTAG
- a CDS encoding DUF4174 domain-containing protein, translating to MKPILIFVFTCLFGFPLVAQEAAAGAGDAAVPSVFVDASDVDLKQFLWTNRPLVVFADSPNDPRFVQQMEMLTARSDELAARDVVVLTDTDPEARGPLRDRLHPRGFMLVLIVKDGTIYLRKPLPWDVREISRTIDKLPMRQQEIRERRDGPGADKTSGPS from the coding sequence ATGAAACCTATTCTCATCTTTGTTTTCACTTGCCTTTTCGGTTTTCCGCTCGTGGCGCAAGAGGCTGCTGCCGGCGCTGGGGACGCGGCAGTGCCATCCGTCTTCGTCGACGCATCAGACGTCGATCTAAAGCAATTTCTATGGACAAACCGGCCATTGGTCGTTTTTGCCGACAGCCCGAACGATCCGCGTTTCGTGCAGCAGATGGAAATGCTGACAGCGCGCAGCGATGAATTGGCCGCGCGCGATGTCGTCGTGCTGACCGATACGGACCCGGAGGCGCGCGGCCCGCTGCGCGACCGGCTGCATCCGCGCGGCTTCATGCTGGTGTTGATCGTCAAGGACGGCACCATATACCTGCGCAAACCACTGCCGTGGGACGTGCGCGAAATCAGCCGAACCATCGACAAGCTGCCGATGCGCCAGCAAGAGATCCGGGAACGCCGCGATGGCCCCGGCGCCGACAAGACCAGCGGCCCATCATAG
- a CDS encoding VOC family protein, translating to MLELDHIAVAATTLEKGADWVHRALGVAPGPGGQHAHFGTHNRLLGLEDGLYLEVIAIDPDAPPLGHARWFDLDRFSGAPRIGNWICRTDDLEGAQAALPGIGAQVPLERGDLRWRMAVPENGQLPFDDCHPAVIQWDCARHPAASLPATGIALRRLIVCHPHADALRAGLAGQLAEDRVAFEVGPVGLRAEFDTPEGQRILG from the coding sequence ATGTTGGAACTTGATCATATCGCGGTTGCCGCGACCACGCTGGAGAAGGGGGCGGACTGGGTGCATCGCGCCTTGGGCGTGGCGCCCGGACCGGGCGGGCAGCATGCGCATTTCGGCACTCATAACCGATTGCTGGGGCTGGAGGATGGGCTGTATCTGGAGGTGATCGCGATCGACCCGGACGCGCCGCCGCTTGGCCATGCGCGCTGGTTCGATCTGGATCGGTTCAGTGGCGCGCCGCGCATTGGCAACTGGATCTGCCGCACCGACGATCTGGAGGGCGCGCAGGCCGCGCTGCCGGGCATCGGCGCTCAGGTGCCGCTGGAACGGGGCGATCTGCGATGGCGTATGGCGGTGCCGGAAAATGGGCAACTGCCGTTTGACGACTGCCACCCCGCGGTGATCCAGTGGGATTGCGCGCGCCACCCGGCGGCGTCTCTGCCTGCCACGGGCATCGCGCTGCGGCGGTTGATTGTCTGCCATCCGCATGCGGACGCGCTGCGCGCGGGTTTGGCGGGACAACTGGCTGAAGACAGGGTGGCGTTCGAGGTGGGACCGGTCGGATTACGGGCCGAATTCGACACGCCCGAGGGGCAGCGCATTCTGGGATAG
- a CDS encoding endonuclease/exonuclease/phosphatase family protein: protein MRLATWNIEWFNSLFADDGALLDDGGWASRHNVTRGDQLAAVGGVMRALDADALMIIEAPDHSARRSTVTALERFADVMGLRTRRALVGFTNDTQQEIALLYDPDVVQAVHDPQGDATGKRGSSDAPRFDGVFRIDLDIDAVEDLVRFSKPPLEVRLTTRSGFVLRLIGVHLKSKAPHGANTPADVMRIAIANRRKQLAQAVWLRARILAHLEAGEPLIVLGDLNDGPGLDEYEGLFGRSSVEVVLGEGEALRLFDPHARSALGQKIGAVHSTSRFYLGHEGRYLQALLDYIMVSPDLLARGPAWRIWHPFDDPACYGDDALRGALLTASDHFPVTLDIDA from the coding sequence ATGAGGCTGGCGACCTGGAATATCGAATGGTTCAACAGCCTGTTTGCCGATGACGGCGCGCTGCTGGATGATGGTGGCTGGGCGTCGCGCCATAACGTGACGCGCGGCGATCAACTGGCGGCGGTGGGCGGGGTGATGCGCGCGCTGGACGCGGATGCGCTGATGATCATCGAGGCGCCCGATCACAGCGCCCGACGCAGCACCGTGACCGCACTGGAGCGATTTGCGGATGTGATGGGCCTGCGTACGCGGCGTGCACTGGTGGGATTCACCAACGATACCCAGCAGGAGATCGCGCTGCTCTACGATCCGGACGTCGTTCAGGCGGTGCACGACCCGCAGGGCGACGCGACGGGCAAACGCGGCAGCAGTGATGCGCCGCGTTTCGACGGGGTATTCCGAATCGATCTGGATATTGACGCGGTCGAGGATCTGGTGCGTTTTTCCAAGCCGCCGCTGGAGGTACGGCTGACAACGCGCTCGGGCTTCGTACTGCGCCTGATCGGTGTGCATCTGAAATCCAAGGCGCCGCATGGCGCCAACACACCTGCGGATGTCATGCGCATCGCCATTGCCAACCGGCGCAAGCAACTGGCGCAGGCGGTCTGGTTGCGTGCGCGCATATTGGCGCATCTGGAGGCGGGCGAGCCCCTGATCGTGCTGGGCGATCTCAACGATGGCCCGGGCCTGGATGAATATGAGGGGCTGTTTGGCCGCTCTTCGGTCGAGGTGGTACTGGGCGAGGGCGAGGCGCTGCGCCTGTTTGATCCACACGCGCGCAGTGCGCTGGGGCAAAAGATCGGGGCGGTTCACAGCACGTCGCGGTTCTATCTGGGCCATGAGGGGCGGTATCTGCAGGCGCTGTTGGATTATATCATGGTCTCGCCCGATCTGCTGGCGCGTGGTCCGGCGTGGCGGATCTGGCATCCGTTCGATGATCCGGCCTGTTACGGCGACGATGCGTTGCGCGGAGCGCTGCTGACGGCGTCGGACCATTTCCCGGTAACGCTGGATATCGACGCATAG
- a CDS encoding acyl-CoA carboxylase subunit beta codes for MKDNLQELEDRRSEARKGGGSARVAAQHEKGKLTARERVELLLDEGSFEEFDMFVTHRSIDFGMERDRPYGDGVVTGWGTINGRLVYVFSQDFTVLGGSVSETHAKKICKIMDMAVQNGAPVIGINDSGGARIQEGVDSLAGYGEVFQRNITASGVVPQISVIMGPCAGGAVYSPAMTDFIFMVKDSSYMFVTGPDVVKTVTNEQVTAEELGGATTHTRKSSVADAAFENDVEALAEVRRLVDFLPSSNREKPPVRPFFDTPGRSEPSLDTLVPDNPNMPYDMKELITKLADEGDFYEIQAEFAKNMITGFIRLEGQTVGVVANQPMVLAGCLDIDSSRKAARFVRFCDCFEIPLLTLVDVPGFLPGVTQEYNGVIKHGAKLLFAYGEATVPKVTVITRKAYGGAYVVMSSKHLGADFNYAWPTSEIAVMGAKGATEIIHRADRGNAEKLALHAKDYEDRFASPFVAAERGFVDEVIMPHSTRMRVARAFASLRGKKTQLPWKKHDNIPL; via the coding sequence ATGAAAGATAACCTGCAGGAACTCGAAGATCGCCGCAGCGAAGCCCGCAAGGGCGGGGGCTCTGCCCGTGTGGCCGCCCAGCATGAAAAGGGCAAGCTGACCGCACGCGAGCGGGTCGAACTGCTGCTTGATGAGGGCAGCTTTGAAGAGTTCGATATGTTCGTCACCCACCGGAGCATCGATTTCGGGATGGAGCGGGATCGCCCCTACGGTGACGGTGTCGTTACCGGTTGGGGGACCATCAACGGGCGGTTGGTCTATGTGTTCAGTCAGGATTTCACCGTCCTTGGCGGTTCGGTTTCGGAGACGCACGCGAAAAAAATCTGCAAGATCATGGATATGGCCGTGCAGAACGGCGCACCCGTCATCGGCATCAACGATTCGGGTGGGGCGCGTATTCAGGAAGGCGTCGACAGCCTGGCGGGCTATGGCGAGGTGTTTCAGCGCAACATCACGGCCTCGGGTGTGGTGCCGCAGATCAGCGTGATCATGGGGCCCTGCGCCGGCGGCGCGGTGTATTCACCTGCGATGACCGACTTCATCTTCATGGTCAAAGATTCCAGCTACATGTTCGTGACCGGCCCCGACGTGGTGAAAACCGTCACGAATGAGCAGGTGACCGCCGAGGAACTGGGTGGCGCGACGACGCACACACGCAAATCCTCGGTTGCAGACGCCGCGTTCGAAAATGATGTCGAGGCGCTGGCCGAAGTGCGCCGACTGGTCGATTTTCTGCCTTCCTCCAATCGTGAAAAGCCGCCGGTGCGCCCGTTTTTCGACACACCGGGACGGAGCGAGCCGTCGCTGGACACCTTGGTGCCCGACAATCCCAACATGCCCTATGACATGAAGGAGTTGATCACCAAGCTGGCGGACGAAGGTGACTTTTACGAAATTCAGGCGGAATTCGCCAAGAACATGATCACCGGTTTCATCCGGTTGGAAGGGCAGACCGTCGGCGTCGTGGCCAATCAGCCGATGGTGCTGGCCGGGTGTCTGGATATCGACAGCTCGCGCAAGGCGGCGCGGTTCGTGCGGTTCTGCGATTGTTTCGAGATCCCGCTGCTGACGCTGGTGGATGTTCCCGGCTTCTTGCCGGGCGTGACACAAGAATATAACGGCGTGATCAAGCACGGCGCCAAACTGTTGTTCGCCTATGGCGAGGCAACTGTGCCCAAGGTCACGGTCATCACGCGCAAGGCCTACGGCGGCGCCTATGTGGTGATGTCGTCCAAGCATCTGGGCGCTGATTTCAACTATGCTTGGCCCACCTCCGAGATTGCCGTGATGGGCGCCAAGGGCGCGACCGAGATCATCCACCGCGCCGACCGGGGCAACGCCGAGAAGCTGGCTTTGCACGCCAAGGATTACGAGGACCGGTTTGCCAGCCCGTTTGTCGCGGCCGAGCGTGGATTTGTCGATGAGGTCATCATGCCTCACTCCACACGCATGCGTGTCGCGCGGGCGTTTGCATCCCTGCGAGGGAAAAAGACGCAGTTGCCTTGGAAAAAGCACGACAACATCCCTCTGTAA
- a CDS encoding DUF6497 family protein — protein sequence MQLPSGGQVHLHETITEGNGSVTRLRYVTDGFAPDDMMPDTALEDLTFLCRSKALPNLTAPVEGQTVIISLADRVAPFGVMDGSVAQIFEVFTIRDSICIWEAF from the coding sequence GTGCAGTTGCCGTCGGGCGGGCAGGTGCACCTGCATGAAACCATCACCGAGGGTAATGGTTCCGTCACGCGCCTGCGCTACGTCACCGATGGGTTCGCACCCGATGACATGATGCCGGATACCGCGTTGGAAGATCTGACATTCCTGTGTCGTAGCAAGGCGTTACCGAATCTGACCGCGCCGGTGGAGGGGCAAACGGTCATCATATCGCTGGCGGACCGCGTTGCGCCGTTCGGTGTGATGGACGGCAGTGTCGCACAGATTTTCGAGGTCTTCACTATCCGCGACTCCATCTGCATCTGGGAGGCATTCTGA
- a CDS encoding Rho termination factor, translating to MVNSNDPSIKKADTYEALRDQGASKEKAARIANAQARDDMHPSKKGGKAPPYEDWSKKELYARAQEIGVDGRSDMRKDQLVKALRNH from the coding sequence ATGGTCAACTCGAACGATCCCAGCATCAAGAAGGCGGATACCTACGAGGCGCTGCGCGATCAGGGCGCGTCCAAGGAAAAGGCGGCGCGGATCGCCAATGCGCAGGCAAGAGACGACATGCACCCGTCGAAAAAAGGTGGCAAGGCGCCCCCTTACGAGGACTGGAGCAAGAAGGAACTGTATGCCCGCGCGCAGGAAATCGGCGTCGACGGGCGGTCGGACATGCGCAAGGATCAGCTTGTCAAAGCGCTGCGCAATCATTGA
- a CDS encoding acetyl/propionyl/methylcrotonyl-CoA carboxylase subunit alpha → MFKKILIANRGEIACRVIKTARQMGIQTVAIYSDADRNALHVRMADEAVHIGPPPANESYIVIDKVMDAIRQTGAEAVHPGYGFLSENAKFAEALEAEGVVFVGPPKKAIEAMGDKITSKKLAQEAGVSTVPGYMGLIKDAEDAVKISNQVGYPVMIKASAGGGGKGMRIAWNDDEAREGFQSSKNEAASSFGDDRIFIEKFVTQPRHIEIQVLCDAHGNGIYLGERECSIQRRNQKVIEEAPSPFLDEETRKAMGEQAVALAQAVDYTSAGTVEFIVDGDRNFYFLEMNTRLQVEHPVTELITGVDLVEQMIRVANGEPLTIKQSDVKLNGWAMECRLYAEDPYRNFLPSIGRLTRYRPPEEVSVAGAIVRNDTGVYEGGEISMYYDPMIAKLCTWGPDRAASIEGMRVALDSFEVEGIGHNLPFLSAVMDHPKFASGDITTAFIAEEYPDGFEGAELDEASLRRIAASCAAMHRVAEIRRTRISGRMDNHERKVGDDWNVAVKGSSYDVIIAARRGGATVTFADGGSVDVASDWTPGDHLARLDVDGAPLVLKVGKVSGGFRIRSRGADLKVHVRTPRQAELAARMPEKLPPDTSKLLLCPMPGLIVKVNVEVGEEVQEGQALCTVEAMKMENILRAEKRAVVSAINAGPGDSLAVDEVIMEFE, encoded by the coding sequence ATGTTCAAGAAGATCCTGATTGCCAACCGGGGCGAGATCGCCTGCCGCGTCATCAAGACCGCGCGCCAGATGGGTATCCAGACCGTCGCCATCTATTCTGACGCTGACCGTAATGCGCTGCATGTCCGCATGGCAGATGAGGCGGTGCATATCGGCCCACCCCCTGCCAACGAGTCCTATATCGTCATTGACAAGGTGATGGACGCCATCCGCCAGACTGGCGCCGAGGCGGTGCATCCCGGCTATGGTTTCCTGTCGGAGAATGCGAAATTCGCCGAGGCGCTGGAGGCCGAAGGTGTCGTCTTTGTCGGACCGCCCAAAAAGGCGATCGAGGCCATGGGAGACAAGATTACCTCCAAGAAACTGGCGCAGGAGGCCGGCGTGTCGACAGTGCCCGGTTACATGGGCCTGATCAAAGATGCCGAGGACGCGGTCAAGATTTCGAACCAGGTCGGCTATCCGGTGATGATCAAGGCCAGCGCCGGGGGCGGTGGCAAGGGGATGCGCATCGCCTGGAATGATGATGAGGCGCGCGAGGGTTTCCAAAGCTCAAAGAACGAGGCGGCCAGCAGCTTTGGCGACGACCGGATTTTCATCGAAAAATTCGTCACGCAGCCGCGCCATATCGAAATTCAGGTTCTGTGCGACGCGCATGGCAATGGCATCTATCTGGGCGAGCGGGAATGTTCGATCCAGCGCCGCAATCAGAAGGTCATCGAAGAGGCGCCCAGCCCGTTTCTGGACGAGGAAACCCGCAAGGCAATGGGCGAGCAGGCCGTCGCGCTGGCGCAGGCTGTAGACTATACCAGTGCCGGGACGGTGGAATTCATCGTCGATGGCGACCGGAATTTCTACTTCCTTGAGATGAACACGCGCCTTCAGGTGGAACATCCGGTGACCGAGCTGATCACCGGCGTCGATCTGGTCGAACAGATGATCCGTGTTGCGAATGGCGAGCCGCTGACGATCAAGCAAAGCGACGTCAAGCTGAACGGCTGGGCGATGGAATGCCGTCTGTATGCCGAAGATCCCTATCGCAATTTCCTGCCCTCCATCGGGCGCCTGACCCGGTATCGCCCGCCAGAGGAGGTGAGCGTCGCTGGTGCCATCGTGCGCAATGACACCGGCGTCTATGAGGGCGGCGAGATCAGCATGTATTACGACCCCATGATTGCCAAGCTGTGTACCTGGGGCCCCGACCGGGCCGCGTCGATCGAGGGGATGCGCGTCGCGCTCGACAGTTTCGAGGTCGAGGGGATCGGGCATAACCTGCCATTCCTGTCGGCGGTCATGGACCACCCCAAGTTTGCTTCCGGCGACATCACCACTGCCTTTATCGCCGAGGAGTATCCCGACGGCTTTGAGGGGGCAGAACTGGACGAGGCGTCGCTGCGCCGCATCGCGGCCTCCTGCGCAGCCATGCACCGCGTCGCCGAGATACGGCGCACGCGCATTTCGGGCCGAATGGACAACCACGAGCGCAAGGTTGGCGACGATTGGAACGTTGCAGTCAAGGGCAGCAGCTATGACGTCATCATCGCCGCCCGGCGCGGCGGTGCGACCGTTACCTTTGCCGATGGTGGCAGTGTCGATGTCGCGTCCGACTGGACGCCGGGCGATCATCTGGCCCGGCTGGACGTGGATGGCGCGCCGCTGGTTCTGAAGGTCGGCAAGGTTTCGGGCGGGTTTCGCATCCGCAGCCGGGGGGCGGATTTAAAGGTGCATGTGCGCACGCCGCGCCAGGCCGAGTTGGCTGCGCGCATGCCCGAAAAACTGCCGCCCGACACATCGAAACTGCTGCTGTGCCCGATGCCCGGCCTGATCGTGAAGGTCAACGTCGAGGTTGGCGAAGAGGTGCAGGAGGGTCAGGCGCTGTGCACTGTCGAGGCGATGAAGATGGAGAATATCCTGCGCGCCGAAAAGCGGGCTGTTGTCAGCGCCATCAACGCGGGGCCGGGCGACAGTCTGGCCGTCGACGAAGTGATCATGGAATTCGAGTGA